Proteins encoded by one window of Nocardioides euryhalodurans:
- a CDS encoding methylmalonyl-CoA mutase family protein — protein sequence MSDQPTVDGGLDEPEDLEPAQGTLALAAPEDRHTRADWERAAAGVLRKARRLGEDEPDDLVWERLAGDSLDGLVVTPLGTPDLLDDLVTRGRPTGAGGWDVRTRPADNEQALADLDTGATSLWVEASADLPVLLDGVLLDLAPVVLEGATPEAARELAGLLGDTDPADGTNLGADAAGDHVVEVARIAQDAGVLAAVVDGTTAHDRGASDVQELGHALATAAAYLRTLVAAGFSVEEAAGLVEFRFAATAAQFPTIAKLRAARRLWARMLELSGAGEVPMRIHAVTSRPMMSRYDPWVNMLRTTVAAFAAGVGGADSVTVLPFDSPLGEPDAFGRRIARNTSHLLLSESHLGRVADPAGGSYAVEKLTDDLAVAAWEELGLVEAEGHDAFWGRVADTVAARDEAVATRRLPITGLTEFPHLDEVLPERPGDGDDVRRWGAAFEELRDDPALTPVFLATMGPVAAHTARAGFAANLLAAGGVAVVPAGPTDGVESVLAAYDGQPVVCLAGTDPAYDEWGADLVTALRDAGARHVVVAGKADVGADDRCFAGVDALAFLRRTREELA from the coding sequence ATGAGTGACCAGCCGACCGTCGACGGCGGCCTCGACGAGCCGGAGGACCTCGAGCCCGCGCAGGGCACGCTGGCCCTGGCCGCACCCGAGGACCGCCACACCCGCGCCGACTGGGAGCGGGCGGCCGCCGGGGTGCTGCGCAAGGCGCGCCGGCTCGGCGAGGACGAGCCCGACGACCTGGTCTGGGAGCGGTTGGCCGGCGACTCCCTCGACGGGCTCGTGGTCACCCCGCTCGGCACCCCCGACCTGCTCGACGACCTCGTCACCCGCGGCCGGCCGACCGGCGCCGGTGGCTGGGACGTCCGCACCCGGCCCGCGGACAACGAGCAGGCGCTCGCCGACCTCGACACCGGCGCCACGTCGCTGTGGGTCGAGGCCTCCGCCGACCTCCCGGTGCTCCTCGACGGTGTGCTGCTCGACCTGGCCCCCGTCGTCCTCGAGGGCGCCACGCCCGAGGCCGCCCGCGAGCTCGCGGGCCTGCTCGGCGACACCGACCCCGCCGACGGCACCAACCTCGGGGCCGACGCGGCCGGCGACCACGTCGTCGAGGTGGCCCGGATCGCGCAGGACGCCGGCGTCCTGGCGGCCGTGGTCGACGGCACGACCGCCCACGACCGGGGCGCCTCCGACGTCCAGGAGCTCGGTCACGCGCTTGCCACCGCGGCGGCGTACCTCCGGACCCTCGTCGCTGCCGGCTTCTCCGTCGAGGAGGCTGCCGGTCTGGTCGAGTTCCGGTTCGCGGCGACCGCCGCGCAGTTCCCGACCATCGCCAAGCTCCGCGCCGCCCGCCGGCTGTGGGCACGGATGCTCGAGCTGAGCGGCGCCGGCGAGGTGCCGATGCGGATCCACGCCGTCACCAGCCGGCCGATGATGAGCAGGTACGACCCCTGGGTCAACATGCTGCGCACCACCGTCGCCGCGTTCGCGGCCGGCGTGGGCGGGGCCGACTCGGTGACCGTGCTGCCCTTCGACAGCCCGCTGGGGGAGCCCGACGCCTTCGGCCGGCGGATCGCCCGTAACACCTCCCACCTGCTGCTCAGCGAGTCCCACCTCGGCCGCGTCGCGGACCCGGCCGGCGGGTCCTACGCCGTGGAGAAGCTCACCGACGACCTCGCCGTCGCCGCGTGGGAGGAGCTGGGGCTGGTCGAGGCCGAGGGCCACGACGCCTTCTGGGGGCGGGTCGCCGACACGGTCGCGGCGCGTGACGAGGCCGTCGCGACCCGCCGGCTGCCGATCACCGGCCTCACCGAGTTCCCCCACCTCGACGAGGTGCTCCCCGAGCGCCCCGGTGACGGCGACGACGTGCGCCGGTGGGGCGCGGCGTTCGAGGAGCTGCGCGACGACCCCGCCCTGACCCCGGTCTTCCTGGCCACGATGGGCCCGGTCGCGGCCCACACCGCGCGGGCCGGCTTCGCGGCCAACCTGCTCGCCGCCGGCGGCGTCGCGGTCGTCCCGGCCGGACCGACCGACGGTGTCGAGTCCGTGCTCGCGGCGTACGACGGCCAGCCGGTCGTCTGCCTGGCCGGCACCGACCCGGCGTACGACGAGTGGGGCGCCGACCTGGTCACCGCCCTCCGCGACGCCGGTGCCCGCCACGTGGTCGTGGCCGGCAAGGCTGACGTGGGTGCCGACGACCGCTGCTTCGCCGGGGTGGACGCGCTTGCGTTCCTCCGCCGTACGAGGGAGGAGCTGGCATGA
- a CDS encoding LysE family translocator: MPSTAQWVAFLVASVLFIQLPGPSLLFTLGRALTVSLRDALLSAAGNALGIVTQAVLVAVGLGAVVATSATAYATLKLAGAAYVVWLGVQAIRHRGDARAALDTGGRPPERAGRSLLTGFTVGVSNPKTIVFFVAFLPQFTAPGSPAAPQLVVLGLVFGLLAVVSDSMWATAAGKARQWFARKPQRLDAMGAAGGVLMIGMGATMAATD, from the coding sequence ATGCCCAGCACCGCCCAGTGGGTCGCCTTCCTGGTGGCGTCCGTCCTCTTCATCCAGCTCCCGGGCCCGAGCCTGCTCTTCACGCTCGGCCGGGCCCTGACGGTCAGCCTGCGCGACGCCCTGCTGTCCGCGGCCGGCAACGCGCTCGGGATCGTCACCCAGGCCGTGCTCGTCGCGGTCGGGCTCGGTGCTGTCGTGGCGACCAGCGCGACCGCGTACGCCACGCTCAAGCTGGCCGGCGCCGCCTACGTCGTCTGGTTGGGCGTCCAGGCCATCCGGCACCGTGGCGACGCCCGGGCGGCCCTGGACACCGGTGGCCGGCCGCCCGAGCGGGCCGGGCGCTCGCTGCTCACGGGCTTCACCGTCGGCGTCAGCAACCCCAAGACGATCGTCTTCTTCGTCGCCTTCCTGCCGCAGTTCACGGCCCCCGGCTCCCCCGCCGCCCCGCAGCTGGTCGTGCTGGGGCTGGTCTTCGGGCTGCTGGCGGTCGTCTCGGACAGCATGTGGGCGACCGCTGCCGGCAAGGCCCGCCAGTGGTTCGCGCGCAAGCCACAGCGGCTCGACGCGATGGGGGCCGCCGGCGGCGTGCTGATGATCGGCATGGGCGCCACCATGGCGGCCACCGACTGA
- a CDS encoding glycerophosphodiester phosphodiesterase — protein sequence MTSRTSRTLAAALAAALLPSLAVVVTAPAEAAPDHRAAKPGHHGKSRPLVVGHRGASGYRPEHTLAAYELAIEQCADYIEPDLVPTRDGVLVARHENEIAGTTDVEDHPEFAGRRTTKVIDGVPVTGFFTEDFTLAELRTLRAEERIPQVRPGNTAYDGRFRVPTLEEVIDLAQSSETCDGREVGIYPETKHPSYFDSIGLSMEEPLVETLDAAGYDKRRDAVIVQSFEVGNLQALDEMTDVTLAQLASCTGGPADDPRPYSEIVSRAGLREVASYADGVGLCKDLMIPREADGTLGEPTRVIKDAHRAGLTVHGWTFRAENTFLPAEFRSSADPTELGDMTGELRVFLRAGMDGAFSDHPDLAAAEMRRRR from the coding sequence ATGACCTCTCGGACCTCCCGCACCCTCGCCGCCGCCCTGGCCGCGGCCCTCCTCCCCAGCCTCGCCGTGGTCGTCACGGCCCCCGCCGAGGCCGCGCCCGACCACCGGGCCGCCAAGCCGGGCCACCACGGCAAGAGCCGTCCGCTCGTGGTGGGCCACCGCGGTGCCAGCGGGTACCGCCCCGAGCACACGCTGGCGGCGTACGAGCTGGCGATCGAGCAGTGCGCCGACTACATCGAGCCCGACCTCGTCCCGACCAGGGACGGCGTGCTGGTCGCGCGCCACGAGAACGAGATCGCCGGCACGACCGACGTCGAGGACCACCCGGAGTTCGCCGGCCGGCGCACCACCAAGGTCATCGACGGGGTGCCGGTCACCGGATTCTTCACCGAGGACTTCACCCTCGCCGAGCTCCGGACGCTGCGCGCCGAGGAGCGGATCCCCCAGGTCCGCCCCGGCAACACGGCGTACGACGGACGCTTCCGGGTGCCGACCCTCGAGGAGGTCATCGACCTCGCGCAGTCCAGCGAGACCTGCGACGGCCGGGAGGTCGGGATCTATCCCGAGACCAAGCACCCCAGCTACTTCGACTCGATCGGCCTGTCGATGGAAGAGCCGCTCGTCGAGACGCTCGACGCCGCCGGCTACGACAAGCGTCGCGACGCGGTGATCGTGCAGAGCTTCGAGGTCGGCAACCTGCAGGCCCTGGACGAGATGACCGACGTGACCCTGGCGCAGCTGGCCAGCTGCACGGGCGGGCCTGCCGACGACCCGCGGCCGTACTCCGAGATCGTCAGCCGGGCGGGCCTGCGCGAGGTGGCGTCGTACGCCGACGGCGTGGGGCTGTGCAAGGACCTGATGATCCCGCGCGAGGCCGACGGAACGCTCGGTGAGCCGACGCGCGTGATCAAGGACGCCCACCGAGCGGGACTGACCGTCCACGGCTGGACCTTCCGCGCCGAGAACACGTTCCTGCCGGCCGAGTTCCGCTCGAGCGCCGACCCGACCGAGCTCGGCGACATGACCGGTGAGCTGCGGGTGTTCCTGCGCGCCGGCATGGACGGCGCGTTCAGCGACCACCCGGACCTCGCGGCGGCGGAGATGCGGCGCCGCCGCTGA
- a CDS encoding putative quinol monooxygenase, producing the protein MIIVCGHLLVDADDRGDYLDGCREVVARGRAAEGCLDFALSPDLLVPGRINILERWTSRAALDAFRGSGTPDDQQSRIRAASVAEYDVAGQTLL; encoded by the coding sequence ATGATCATCGTGTGCGGACACCTGCTCGTCGACGCCGACGACCGCGGCGACTACCTCGACGGCTGCCGGGAGGTGGTGGCCCGGGGGCGGGCGGCGGAGGGCTGCCTCGACTTCGCGCTGTCACCCGACCTGCTCGTCCCGGGACGGATCAACATCCTCGAGCGCTGGACGTCCCGCGCGGCCCTGGACGCCTTCCGGGGCAGCGGCACCCCGGACGACCAGCAGTCCCGCATCCGCGCCGCGTCCGTGGCCGAGTACGACGTCGCGGGCCAGACCCTGCTCTGA
- a CDS encoding VOC family protein, producing MEMKLELVMVPVTDVDRAKDFYVRAGFVCDHDQTVSDEIRFVQLTPPGSACSIAVGRGLTALAPGSLDNLQMVVADADATLADLRDRGIEAEGVDEQVWGRFVSMTDPDGNRWALQQLPDWSADA from the coding sequence ATGGAGATGAAGCTGGAGCTGGTGATGGTGCCCGTGACCGACGTGGACCGGGCGAAGGACTTCTACGTCAGGGCGGGCTTCGTGTGCGACCACGACCAGACCGTCAGCGACGAGATCCGGTTCGTGCAGCTGACCCCGCCGGGGTCCGCGTGCTCGATCGCGGTCGGCCGGGGGTTGACCGCTCTCGCGCCGGGGTCGCTGGACAACCTGCAGATGGTGGTGGCCGACGCCGACGCGACGCTCGCCGACCTCCGCGACCGAGGGATCGAGGCGGAGGGCGTCGACGAGCAGGTCTGGGGGCGATTCGTGTCGATGACGGACCCGGACGGCAACCGGTGGGCGCTGCAGCAGCTCCCCGACTGGTCCGCCGACGCCTGA
- a CDS encoding succinate dehydrogenase/fumarate reductase iron-sulfur subunit — protein sequence MGYDLKLRVWRGNEAGGELCDYTVEVSEGEVVLDALHRLQATQSGDLAIRWNCKAGKCGSCSAEINGRPRLLCMTRLSDFEETETITVTPMRTFPVIRDLVTDVSFNYKKARQLPGVELGPRDADGKRRMMQQDVERGQEFRKCIECFLCQDVCHVVRDHEDNKEAFSGPRFFLRYAELDMHPLDTHDRRKLAQEAAGIGMCNITKCCTEVCPEGIRITDNAIIPMKERVVDRKYDPLVWLGSKIGLRPKDSEGRQEL from the coding sequence ATGGGATACGACCTGAAGCTCCGCGTCTGGCGCGGCAACGAGGCCGGTGGCGAGCTCTGCGACTACACCGTCGAGGTGTCCGAGGGGGAGGTGGTGCTCGACGCGCTCCACCGGCTGCAGGCGACCCAGTCGGGTGACCTCGCGATCCGGTGGAACTGCAAGGCCGGCAAGTGCGGCTCCTGCAGCGCCGAGATCAACGGCCGGCCGCGGCTGCTCTGCATGACCCGGCTCTCGGACTTCGAGGAGACCGAGACGATCACGGTCACGCCGATGCGGACCTTCCCGGTGATCCGCGACCTCGTCACCGACGTCTCCTTCAACTACAAGAAGGCGCGGCAGCTCCCGGGTGTCGAGCTCGGCCCCCGTGACGCCGACGGCAAGCGGCGGATGATGCAGCAGGACGTCGAGCGCGGGCAGGAGTTCCGCAAGTGCATCGAGTGCTTCCTGTGCCAGGACGTGTGCCACGTGGTCCGCGACCACGAGGACAACAAGGAGGCCTTCTCCGGGCCGCGATTCTTCCTCCGCTACGCCGAGCTCGACATGCACCCCCTCGACACCCACGACCGGCGCAAGCTCGCCCAGGAGGCGGCCGGCATCGGGATGTGCAACATCACCAAGTGCTGCACCGAGGTGTGCCCCGAGGGGATCCGGATCACCGACAACGCGATCATCCCGATGAAGGAGCGCGTGGTCGACCGCAAGTACGACCCGCTGGTGTGGCTCGGCAGCAAGATCGGGCTGCGACCCAAGGACAGCGAGGGCCGTCAAGAGCTCTGA
- a CDS encoding fumarate reductase/succinate dehydrogenase flavoprotein subunit — protein sequence MTGNEMSYYSEGGIERHSYDVVVVGAGGAGLRAAIAAHEAGADTAIVCKSLLGKAHTVMAEGGIAAAMGNRWPEDNWEVHFRDTMRGGKMLNNWRMAQLHAQEAPERVMELEDWGALFDRTEDGLISQRDFGGHRYARLAHVGDRTGLEMIRTLQQRAVQVGIDVFMECTVTELLLDQEDGDPRISGVFGYWRETGRFVTIEAPSVILATGGIGKSFKVTSNSWEYTGDGHALALRAGASLINMEFVQFHPTGMVWPPSVKGLLVTESVRGDGGILKNSEGKRFMFDYIPEFFRSETADTEEEADRWYDDKANNRRPPELLPRDEVARAINSEIKAGRGSPHGGIFLDIASRRDADYIRKRLPSMYHQFKELADVDITAEPMEIGPTCHYVMGGIEVDPDTQQSAVTGLYAAGEVSGGMHGSNRLGGNSLSDLLVFGRRAGEAAAAHAAGLEKRPVLTDDDVRSGEWRAVAPFNVEGGDNPYTIQQDLQQTMNDLVGIIRTASELEGALAEIEALKRRAQSMTVGGHRQYNPGWHLALDLHNMLLVSESIAKAALAREESRGGHTRDDFPKPSPEWGTRNLVVRLDEAGTGVTLTEQALPEMPDELKSYFEE from the coding sequence ATGACCGGCAACGAGATGTCCTACTACTCCGAGGGCGGCATCGAGCGTCACTCCTACGACGTCGTCGTCGTCGGTGCCGGCGGTGCCGGGCTGCGGGCCGCGATCGCCGCTCACGAGGCGGGTGCCGACACCGCGATCGTCTGCAAGTCGCTCCTCGGCAAGGCCCACACGGTGATGGCGGAGGGCGGCATCGCCGCCGCCATGGGCAACCGGTGGCCCGAGGACAACTGGGAGGTCCACTTCCGCGACACCATGCGCGGCGGCAAGATGCTCAACAACTGGCGGATGGCGCAGCTCCACGCCCAGGAGGCGCCCGAGCGGGTGATGGAGCTCGAGGACTGGGGCGCCCTCTTCGACCGCACCGAGGACGGGTTGATCAGCCAGCGTGACTTCGGCGGCCACCGCTACGCGCGGCTCGCCCACGTCGGCGACCGGACCGGCCTGGAGATGATCCGTACGCTCCAGCAGCGGGCCGTGCAGGTCGGCATCGACGTCTTCATGGAGTGCACCGTCACCGAGCTGCTGCTCGACCAGGAGGACGGTGACCCCAGGATCTCCGGCGTCTTCGGCTACTGGCGCGAGACCGGCCGCTTCGTCACCATCGAGGCGCCCTCGGTCATCCTCGCCACCGGCGGGATCGGCAAGTCCTTCAAGGTCACCTCCAACTCCTGGGAGTACACCGGCGACGGGCACGCGCTCGCGCTGCGCGCCGGCGCCTCGCTGATCAACATGGAGTTCGTGCAGTTCCACCCGACCGGCATGGTGTGGCCGCCGTCGGTGAAGGGGCTGCTGGTCACCGAGTCGGTGCGCGGCGACGGCGGCATCCTCAAGAACTCCGAGGGCAAGCGCTTCATGTTCGACTACATCCCGGAGTTCTTCCGATCCGAGACCGCCGACACCGAGGAGGAGGCGGACCGCTGGTACGACGACAAGGCCAACAACCGCCGCCCTCCCGAGCTGCTGCCGCGTGACGAGGTGGCGCGGGCGATCAACAGCGAGATCAAGGCGGGTCGCGGGTCACCGCACGGCGGGATCTTCCTCGACATCGCCTCCCGCCGCGACGCCGACTACATCCGCAAGCGGCTGCCGTCGATGTACCACCAGTTCAAGGAGCTGGCCGACGTCGACATCACGGCCGAGCCGATGGAGATCGGCCCCACCTGCCACTACGTCATGGGCGGGATCGAGGTCGACCCCGACACCCAGCAGAGCGCGGTGACCGGCCTCTACGCCGCCGGCGAGGTGTCCGGCGGGATGCACGGCTCCAACCGGCTCGGCGGCAACTCGCTGTCGGACCTGCTGGTCTTCGGCCGGCGTGCGGGCGAGGCGGCGGCCGCCCACGCAGCAGGGCTGGAGAAGCGGCCGGTCCTCACCGACGACGACGTGCGGAGCGGGGAGTGGCGGGCGGTGGCCCCCTTCAACGTCGAGGGCGGCGACAACCCCTACACCATCCAGCAGGACCTCCAGCAGACGATGAACGACCTGGTCGGCATCATCCGCACCGCCTCGGAGCTCGAGGGTGCGCTGGCCGAGATCGAGGCGCTCAAGCGACGGGCGCAGTCGATGACGGTCGGTGGCCACCGGCAGTACAACCCCGGCTGGCACCTCGCGCTCGACCTGCACAACATGCTGCTGGTCTCGGAGTCGATCGCGAAGGCCGCGCTGGCCCGTGAGGAGTCGCGGGGCGGTCACACCCGTGACGACTTCCCGAAGCCGAGCCCGGAGTGGGGCACGCGCAACCTCGTCGTACGCCTCGACGAGGCCGGCACCGGGGTGACGCTCACCGAGCAAGCGCTGCCGGAGATGCCCGACGAGCTGAAGTCCTACTTCGAGGAGTGA
- a CDS encoding methylenetetrahydrofolate reductase, whose amino-acid sequence MRNIAATSGGLADLLEQPRFEVLPTSGTADLVAAHVPGGRMLTVTASPSKGLEVTLALSVELAGLGYEVVPHLAARMVADEHHLAEVVDRLTEAGITRIFVPSGDAPEAGAYADAVSLLEALTALGRPFPVVGITAYPESHPTISDDITIQAMWEKRRHATEMVSNLSFDPRVVETWLGRVRRRGVTLPLWLGVPGRVDPTRLLSVATRIGVGDSTRFLLKHKRTVARLASPRGFDTEKFLRTLAPALVSDASVVAGLHVFTFNQVAETEAWRARLVAKLREGGASPRSTRRGPAATR is encoded by the coding sequence ATGCGCAACATCGCAGCCACGTCGGGCGGCCTCGCCGACCTGCTGGAACAGCCGCGCTTCGAGGTGCTGCCCACCAGCGGTACGGCCGACCTCGTGGCCGCCCACGTGCCCGGCGGGCGGATGCTCACGGTGACCGCCTCGCCCAGCAAGGGCCTCGAGGTGACGCTGGCGCTCTCGGTGGAGCTCGCGGGGCTCGGCTACGAGGTGGTCCCCCACCTCGCGGCCCGGATGGTGGCGGACGAGCACCACCTCGCGGAGGTGGTCGACCGGCTCACCGAGGCCGGCATCACGCGGATCTTCGTGCCGAGCGGCGACGCCCCCGAAGCCGGGGCGTACGCCGACGCGGTCTCGCTCCTCGAGGCGCTCACGGCCCTCGGCCGGCCCTTCCCCGTGGTCGGCATCACCGCCTACCCCGAGTCGCACCCCACGATCTCCGACGACATCACCATCCAGGCGATGTGGGAGAAGCGCCGGCACGCCACCGAGATGGTCAGCAACCTCTCCTTCGACCCCCGGGTCGTCGAGACCTGGCTGGGCCGGGTGCGGCGCCGGGGCGTGACGCTCCCGCTCTGGCTCGGCGTCCCCGGACGCGTGGACCCCACCCGGCTGCTCTCGGTGGCGACCCGGATCGGGGTCGGCGACTCGACGCGCTTCCTGCTCAAGCACAAGCGCACCGTGGCGCGGCTCGCGTCGCCCCGCGGCTTCGACACCGAGAAGTTCCTCCGCACCCTCGCCCCCGCCCTGGTCAGCGACGCCTCGGTCGTCGCCGGGCTGCACGTCTTCACCTTCAACCAGGTCGCCGAGACCGAGGCCTGGCGCGCACGCCTGGTCGCGAAGCTGCGGGAAGGAGGTGCCTCCCCCCGCTCGACCCGCCGAGGACCGGCGGCGACTCGTTAG
- a CDS encoding glycine cleavage T C-terminal barrel domain-containing protein, giving the protein MSMNVPSVDQSDRRVPINLRQSGWTPVQMLVDTRIRKSPYWHLSAEAGCWRASVYNRMYHPRGYVRPEDGGAMVEYDSLVNHVTMWNVAVERQIQVKGPGAADFVNFVITRDATKIPPMRARYVILCNEAGGILNDPVLLRIAEDEYWFSLSDSDLMFWLQGVNVGRRFDVEINEIDVAPVQIQGPKSVDLMTDLFGPAIGELPSYGLLAGQVEGCDVIVSQTGFSGEKGYEIYLKDASIHAETMWRAVLAAGERHQLAVIAPAHHRRIAAGILSWGQDMDVETLPFQVNLGYQVPRTKEADYIGKAALEAARDAIEAGSPPYTHTLVGMRLGGRPVDDYAPDFWLISDSEDGDPVGYVTSPWYSPELEGNIAMGHVPLRCTEVGTRLWVHLPDDYADSPGVPVPAEVVEMPFRPSVNPNQRELLKARGLDAAV; this is encoded by the coding sequence ATGAGCATGAACGTCCCTTCGGTCGACCAGTCGGACCGCCGTGTCCCCATCAACCTGCGCCAGTCGGGATGGACCCCGGTGCAGATGCTGGTCGACACCCGCATCCGCAAGTCGCCGTACTGGCACCTGTCCGCCGAGGCGGGTTGCTGGCGGGCCTCGGTCTACAACCGCATGTACCACCCGCGGGGGTACGTCCGCCCCGAGGACGGCGGCGCCATGGTGGAGTACGACTCCCTCGTCAACCACGTGACGATGTGGAACGTGGCCGTCGAGCGGCAGATCCAGGTCAAGGGCCCGGGCGCCGCCGACTTCGTCAACTTCGTCATCACCCGGGACGCGACCAAGATCCCGCCGATGCGCGCCCGCTACGTCATCCTCTGCAACGAGGCCGGCGGCATCCTCAACGACCCGGTGCTGCTGCGCATCGCCGAGGACGAGTACTGGTTCAGCCTCTCCGACTCCGACCTGATGTTCTGGCTGCAGGGCGTCAACGTCGGTCGCCGCTTCGACGTCGAGATCAACGAGATCGACGTCGCTCCCGTGCAGATCCAGGGCCCCAAGTCGGTCGACCTGATGACCGACCTGTTCGGCCCGGCGATCGGCGAGCTCCCGTCGTACGGGCTGCTGGCCGGGCAGGTGGAGGGGTGCGACGTGATCGTCTCGCAGACCGGCTTCTCCGGGGAGAAGGGCTACGAGATCTACCTCAAGGACGCCTCGATCCACGCCGAGACCATGTGGCGGGCGGTGCTGGCGGCCGGCGAACGGCACCAGCTCGCCGTCATCGCCCCGGCCCACCACCGCCGGATCGCGGCCGGGATCCTCTCCTGGGGCCAGGACATGGACGTCGAGACCCTGCCCTTCCAGGTCAACCTCGGCTACCAGGTGCCCCGCACCAAGGAGGCCGACTACATCGGCAAGGCCGCGCTCGAGGCGGCACGCGACGCCATCGAGGCCGGCTCCCCGCCCTACACCCACACGCTCGTGGGCATGCGGCTCGGTGGCCGCCCCGTCGACGACTACGCCCCCGACTTCTGGCTGATCAGCGACAGCGAGGACGGCGACCCCGTCGGCTACGTCACCTCGCCGTGGTACTCCCCGGAGCTCGAGGGCAACATCGCCATGGGCCACGTCCCGCTCCGCTGCACCGAGGTCGGCACCCGGCTGTGGGTGCACCTGCCCGACGACTACGCCGACTCCCCCGGCGTACCGGTGCCGGCGGAGGTGGTGGAGATGCCCTTCCGCCCCTCGGTCAACCCCAACCAGCGCGAGCTGCTCAAGGCGCGCGGCCTCGACGCGGCCGTCTGA
- a CDS encoding formate--tetrahydrofolate ligase — MLHDSEIAEAAELWPIARVAHEMLGVPDEALIPYGRHMAKLDRTWLSTLDDAPLGRLVLVTGISPTPAGEGKTTTVVGLTDGLRQIGVKAAAALREPSMGPVFGMKGGAAGGGYAQVVPMTEINLHFTGDFAAIAAANNLLAALLDNHLHHGNALDIDPRTITWRRVLDVNDRSLRDVVTGLGGTANGVPREDAWDIVVASELMAIFCLATSLTDLKERIGRIVLAHTRDGSPVTAAQLEAQDALTILLAGALQPNLVQTLEHSPAFVHGGPFANIAHGCSSVLATRTALQLNDVVVTEAGFGADLGAEKFFDLKCRLSGLRPGAAVVVATVRALKHHGGVPVAETGTEDLEALRRGGANLRRHLQNLRDVFGVPAVVAINRFPNDTEAEIEVVREIAESEDCRAVASTHAVDGGAGAVELAEAVQNLLDKDEVSFSYCYPDEGGVVEKAEAVARRVYRAEGVGFSKRALKQLDRIEADGLGHLPVCFAKTQYSFSTDPKALGAPEGHTVDVRDVRLSAGAGFVVLVAGEVMTMPGLPKVPASARMTIDGEGHIRGLS; from the coding sequence ATGCTCCACGATTCCGAGATCGCCGAGGCCGCCGAGCTGTGGCCCATCGCCCGGGTGGCCCACGAGATGCTGGGCGTGCCCGACGAGGCCCTCATCCCGTACGGCCGGCACATGGCCAAGCTCGACCGGACCTGGCTGTCCACCCTCGACGACGCACCGCTGGGCCGCTTGGTGCTGGTCACCGGGATCTCGCCCACCCCGGCCGGGGAGGGGAAGACCACGACCGTGGTCGGCCTCACCGACGGGCTGCGCCAGATCGGGGTGAAGGCCGCGGCGGCGCTGCGCGAGCCCAGCATGGGGCCGGTCTTCGGCATGAAGGGCGGCGCCGCGGGTGGTGGCTACGCCCAGGTCGTCCCGATGACGGAGATCAACCTCCACTTCACCGGTGACTTCGCAGCGATCGCGGCGGCCAACAACCTGCTGGCCGCCCTGCTCGACAACCACCTCCACCACGGCAACGCCCTGGACATCGACCCCCGGACCATCACCTGGCGACGGGTGCTCGACGTCAACGACCGGTCGCTGCGCGACGTCGTCACCGGGCTGGGCGGGACTGCGAACGGCGTTCCGCGGGAGGACGCCTGGGACATCGTGGTGGCCAGCGAGCTGATGGCGATCTTCTGCCTGGCGACCTCGCTGACCGACCTGAAGGAGCGCATCGGCCGGATCGTCCTGGCCCACACCCGGGACGGCTCGCCCGTCACGGCGGCACAGCTGGAGGCCCAGGACGCGCTGACGATCCTGCTCGCGGGGGCGCTGCAGCCCAACCTGGTGCAGACCCTCGAGCACTCGCCCGCCTTCGTCCACGGCGGGCCGTTCGCCAACATCGCCCACGGCTGCAGCTCGGTCCTCGCGACGCGGACGGCGCTGCAGCTCAACGACGTGGTCGTCACCGAGGCCGGCTTCGGAGCCGACCTCGGTGCGGAGAAGTTCTTCGACCTCAAGTGCCGGCTCTCGGGCCTGCGCCCGGGGGCGGCCGTGGTCGTGGCGACGGTGCGGGCGCTGAAGCACCACGGCGGGGTCCCGGTGGCCGAGACCGGCACCGAGGACCTCGAGGCGCTCCGCCGGGGTGGCGCGAACCTGCGGCGCCACCTGCAGAACCTGCGCGACGTCTTCGGCGTGCCGGCCGTGGTGGCGATCAACCGCTTCCCGAACGACACCGAGGCGGAGATCGAGGTGGTCCGGGAGATCGCCGAGTCCGAGGACTGCCGGGCGGTGGCCAGCACGCACGCGGTCGACGGCGGTGCCGGGGCGGTCGAGCTGGCCGAGGCGGTGCAGAACCTGCTCGACAAGGACGAGGTGTCCTTCTCCTACTGCTACCCGGACGAGGGCGGGGTGGTCGAGAAGGCGGAGGCCGTGGCCCGCCGGGTCTACCGCGCCGAGGGGGTCGGCTTCAGCAAGCGCGCCCTGAAGCAGCTCGACCGGATCGAGGCGGACGGCCTCGGCCACCTCCCGGTCTGCTTCGCCAAGACGCAGTACTCGTTCTCGACCGACCCGAAGGCGCTGGGGGCTCCCGAGGGCCACACGGTCGACGTACGTGACGTGCGGCTCAGCGCCGGTGCGGGGTTCGTGGTGCTCGTGGCGGGTGAGGTGATGACGATGCCGGGCCTGCCGAAGGTGCCGGCCAGCGCCCGGATGACGATCGACGGGGAGGGCCACATCCGCGGCCTCTCCTGA